A single region of the Thermodesulfatator indicus DSM 15286 genome encodes:
- a CDS encoding magnesium transporter CorA family protein, translating into MLRIYRAEKGVLSLAPQIERPCWVCLTSPTEEELQYVQESLKVFPEFLRYPLDEEEIPRIELEEDQLLIILRVPDPRHEEGFIRYETIPIGIILTEEAIITVCLKENPVFEDFLMALNKVKNFTLERPIPFLFHFFWCIATIYLRYLRLIDKLITEYEQELYRSMRNKELLKLLNIEKSLVYFNTALRANDIVLSRLQSGRFLRLTEDDLELLEDVQIENRQAIDMAKIFSDILTGTMDAYASVISNNLNMVMKFLTSATIVLMLPTLVASIYGMNIQLPLQNSPHAFAILMTISFILSGIVVALFIKKRLF; encoded by the coding sequence TTGCTACGTATTTATCGCGCTGAAAAAGGAGTGCTTTCTCTTGCGCCGCAAATTGAGCGGCCTTGCTGGGTTTGTCTAACCTCCCCCACTGAAGAAGAACTTCAGTATGTACAAGAATCTTTAAAGGTCTTTCCGGAATTTTTGCGCTATCCCCTTGATGAAGAAGAAATTCCTCGCATAGAACTTGAAGAAGACCAGCTTCTTATTATTCTTCGAGTCCCTGATCCACGCCACGAAGAAGGTTTTATCCGTTATGAAACAATCCCTATAGGCATAATACTTACCGAAGAAGCCATTATTACGGTTTGTTTAAAAGAAAACCCTGTCTTCGAAGATTTTCTAATGGCCTTAAATAAAGTCAAAAACTTTACCTTGGAAAGACCTATCCCTTTTCTTTTTCATTTCTTCTGGTGTATTGCCACTATTTATCTGCGTTATCTTAGATTAATAGACAAACTTATCACTGAATACGAACAGGAACTTTACCGTTCCATGCGGAATAAGGAACTGTTAAAGCTTTTAAACATTGAAAAAAGCCTGGTTTATTTTAACACCGCCTTACGAGCCAATGACATTGTTTTAAGCCGCTTACAGTCTGGTCGGTTTTTACGTCTTACTGAAGATGACTTAGAGCTTCTTGAAGACGTCCAGATTGAAAACCGCCAGGCCATTGATATGGCCAAAATATTTAGCGACATTTTAACCGGCACTATGGATGCTTACGCCTCAGTTATTTCTAATAACCTCAACATGGTAATGAAGTTTCTTACCTCAGCCACCATAGTGCTTATGCTCCCCACGCTGGTGGCAAGTATTTACGGCATGAATATCCAATTACCTCTTCAAAATTCTCCCCATGCTTTTGCCATTTTGATGACTATTTCGTTTATTCTTTCGGGTATTGTAGTTGCCCTATTTATCAAAAAACGTTTATTTTGA
- a CDS encoding TraR/DksA family transcriptional regulator gives MSKHERRPLTEEEIEYFKEKLLKRKKELWREVADTLEREAGEEYQDLIRTVREEEDLALADLREDLVLASLEPKIRELEEIEQALIRIELGEYGRCIDCGKWLRTKRLEIMPWAARCRECQEKWEKLKAIE, from the coding sequence ATGTCTAAACACGAAAGACGCCCCCTTACTGAAGAAGAGATTGAATATTTTAAAGAAAAACTCCTTAAAAGAAAGAAAGAACTATGGCGTGAGGTGGCTGATACCCTTGAACGCGAGGCCGGGGAAGAGTATCAAGATCTAATTCGCACGGTGCGTGAGGAAGAAGACTTGGCTCTGGCTGACCTCAGAGAAGACTTAGTCTTAGCCTCTCTTGAACCTAAAATTAGAGAACTTGAAGAAATAGAACAGGCTCTCATTCGTATAGAGCTAGGTGAGTATGGTCGCTGCATTGATTGTGGGAAGTGGCTTAGGACTAAAAGACTTGAGATTATGCCCTGGGCGGCACGCTGCCGGGAATGTCAGGAAAAATGGGAAAAGTTGAAAGCTATTGAATGA
- a CDS encoding CDP-alcohol phosphatidyltransferase family protein, whose product MRVTANHLTFLRIILLPLPCILLYGGPEAKLTALGIGSLLGLTDFLDGKLARRHGSTPLGAFLDPIADKIFIVALYTFLSHLGFMPIWVAAAIFVRELLVSSLRRKVPGALPVTWLAKMKTTIQMFVAALVVAVVTFSAYTVYFLLGAGAILLLGGILARLKGAKFLIVIFLSLTLPCLSFLSLKHLILVLSLVALGVTWLSALDYLKLALSQISLKDFLKIIPGALWPAIIIIFANKAGDFWILIPLVVVLIFLREGLLFFKRGKIQEIFPIVFFVLAVFSLLIEELIPAYLFAALVFLIFENVSLFMAARPALFKN is encoded by the coding sequence ATGAGGGTAACGGCTAATCATCTAACTTTTTTGAGGATAATTCTTTTACCGCTTCCCTGTATTTTGCTTTATGGCGGCCCAGAGGCCAAGCTCACGGCCCTGGGCATTGGTTCTCTTCTTGGCCTTACGGATTTTTTAGACGGGAAGCTGGCCAGAAGGCATGGTTCCACCCCGCTCGGCGCTTTTCTTGATCCCATTGCTGACAAGATTTTTATCGTAGCTCTTTATACTTTTCTTTCTCATCTGGGCTTTATGCCTATTTGGGTGGCTGCAGCTATCTTTGTAAGAGAACTTTTGGTCTCTTCTTTAAGACGAAAAGTGCCTGGGGCTCTTCCTGTTACCTGGCTGGCCAAAATGAAGACCACTATCCAGATGTTTGTGGCCGCATTAGTAGTAGCTGTTGTTACTTTTTCGGCATATACGGTTTATTTTCTTTTAGGCGCTGGAGCTATCTTATTGTTGGGAGGAATTCTTGCCAGGTTAAAAGGGGCCAAATTTTTAATAGTAATCTTTCTATCTTTGACTTTACCCTGTTTATCTTTTCTTTCTTTAAAACACCTTATTCTGGTTTTGAGTTTAGTAGCCCTTGGGGTAACTTGGCTCTCTGCTTTAGATTATCTTAAATTGGCCTTATCCCAAATTAGCTTAAAAGATTTTTTAAAGATTATTCCTGGCGCCCTTTGGCCAGCAATCATTATAATCTTTGCCAATAAGGCCGGAGATTTCTGGATACTCATCCCTTTGGTAGTAGTGTTAATATTTTTGCGAGAAGGTCTATTATTTTTTAAAAGAGGTAAAATTCAAGAAATTTTTCCGATAGTGTTTTTTGTTTTAGCTGTTTTTAGCTTGCTTATTGAGGAATTAATACCGGCCTATTTATTCGCGGCGTTAGTTTTTTTGATTTTTGAGAATGTAAGCCTTTTTATGGCTGCCCGTCCAGCCCTTTTCAAAAATTAA
- a CDS encoding alpha/beta hydrolase produces MERQTNLMDLIPQEPLSPPPTGAEDVEVPLQGGKLPARLFLASSAAPILFFFIAEKEPVDKYNQLGQYFLGHDISFGVIGYRGAHGLPGEASFENIFSDAKEAFFFLRDKFAEKGRKGPVSLLGRSLGAGVALSLAVELPHEVTALILDSPVVDGISWLAHRGLNTDKDPFEIIEKFKKWRKPLLVFQAQKDEEVSLPEAEKVLIFTAARNKRLLIMPGFKREETIEKGGPLYAETIAELLNRLASRFGRRKTHH; encoded by the coding sequence ATGGAAAGACAGACCAATTTAATGGACTTAATCCCTCAGGAACCCCTTTCTCCACCTCCTACCGGCGCAGAGGATGTAGAAGTTCCTTTGCAGGGAGGGAAACTACCGGCCAGGCTCTTTTTGGCTTCCTCAGCCGCGCCGATTCTATTTTTCTTTATAGCCGAAAAGGAGCCCGTTGATAAATACAATCAACTTGGCCAGTATTTCTTGGGGCATGATATTTCGTTCGGAGTTATAGGATATAGGGGAGCCCATGGCTTACCTGGTGAGGCCTCCTTTGAAAACATTTTTAGCGACGCCAAAGAAGCCTTTTTCTTTTTACGTGATAAATTTGCCGAAAAAGGCCGCAAAGGGCCGGTGTCTCTTCTGGGGCGCTCTTTGGGGGCAGGGGTAGCCCTTTCTCTGGCAGTAGAACTCCCTCATGAGGTTACAGCCCTTATTTTGGATAGTCCAGTTGTTGATGGTATTTCCTGGCTGGCCCATCGGGGCTTAAATACGGATAAAGATCCATTTGAGATTATTGAAAAATTTAAAAAGTGGCGCAAACCACTCCTTGTTTTTCAAGCCCAAAAAGATGAAGAAGTCTCCTTACCAGAGGCAGAAAAAGTGCTTATCTTTACAGCAGCGAGGAATAAAAGGCTTTTGATTATGCCGGGTTTTAAGCGAGAAGAAACTATAGAAAAAGGCGGCCCCCTTTATGCGGAAACCATAGCTGAGCTTCTTAACAGGTTGGCTAGTCGTTTCGGACGCCGTAAAACCCATCATTAA
- a CDS encoding BCAM0308 family protein, whose product MGRKGRKWITETQEFQTTDDPYLPKKYPSGEAICPRCHAVFRDKRWLIDEEFYQEFKDSDLVPKFLCPGCRKAVDRYPMGYLYLSGEFFEKHRDEILRVINNEYERARQNNPLQQIISMYEEDGRTVIETTTENLAQRLGRAVYKAYKGDLTFKWSEGNKLVRVYWQR is encoded by the coding sequence ATGGGCAGAAAAGGGCGTAAGTGGATTACAGAGACCCAGGAATTTCAAACCACAGATGATCCCTATCTTCCTAAAAAATATCCTTCGGGGGAGGCAATCTGCCCGCGTTGTCACGCGGTCTTTCGTGATAAACGCTGGTTGATTGATGAGGAGTTTTACCAGGAGTTTAAAGATAGCGATTTGGTCCCTAAGTTTTTGTGTCCGGGATGTCGTAAGGCGGTTGACCGTTATCCTATGGGATATCTTTATCTCTCCGGTGAATTTTTTGAAAAGCATCGTGACGAAATTTTAAGGGTAATAAATAACGAATACGAAAGAGCGCGGCAAAACAATCCTCTTCAGCAAATAATTTCCATGTATGAAGAAGATGGCCGCACGGTCATCGAAACGACCACGGAAAATCTGGCCCAGCGTTTAGGGCGTGCTGTATACAAGGCTTACAAGGGAGATCTTACCTTCAAATGGTCAGAAGGAAACAAGTTGGTGAGGGTCTATTGGCAGAGATAG
- a CDS encoding class I SAM-dependent methyltransferase, whose product MIQVPENIKPIYDKLAKRYTLEVEPLNIRGKVLNIIKPANIEELISEDSLEKVENFPFWIKIWEAAIVLADFMASMKPVKRVLEIGAGLGVVGLTAALFGHEEVVITDFEDECLDFLRLNAAFNKLDNVTIEKLDWRTPKELGQFDIIVGAEVVFSGRLFEPLYQLFHKYLAPNGVVYLAHDKERMRTLAPFLYLAEKEFEQAVSQRKLRTDDEVYEIIISRLIPRQKTMETKSSA is encoded by the coding sequence ATGATTCAGGTACCGGAAAACATAAAACCCATTTATGATAAATTGGCCAAAAGATACACCCTCGAAGTAGAGCCTTTAAACATTCGCGGAAAAGTTTTAAACATTATTAAACCGGCCAATATTGAAGAACTCATCTCTGAGGATTCACTTGAAAAAGTAGAAAATTTCCCTTTTTGGATAAAGATCTGGGAAGCGGCCATAGTACTGGCCGATTTCATGGCCAGCATGAAACCTGTAAAAAGGGTGCTTGAAATTGGAGCTGGCCTTGGTGTGGTAGGGCTTACCGCTGCTCTTTTCGGCCACGAAGAAGTAGTTATTACCGACTTTGAAGACGAATGTCTTGATTTTTTGCGCTTAAACGCCGCCTTTAATAAGCTTGATAACGTAACTATTGAAAAGCTTGACTGGCGTACCCCCAAAGAACTTGGCCAATTTGATATTATTGTTGGGGCGGAAGTGGTATTTAGCGGCCGCTTATTTGAGCCTCTTTACCAGCTTTTTCACAAATACCTGGCCCCAAACGGAGTAGTTTACCTGGCCCACGATAAAGAGAGAATGCGCACCCTGGCGCCCTTCCTTTATCTCGCCGAAAAGGAATTTGAACAGGCCGTAAGTCAGAGAAAACTACGCACTGATGACGAAGTTTACGAAATTATCATCTCGCGTCTGATACCCCGGCAAAAAACTATGGAAACCAAAAGCTCAGCTTAA
- the uppP gene encoding undecaprenyl-diphosphatase UppP, whose product MTYLEAIALGVLQGITEFLPISSSGHLILAEKFFHIKGTGLTFDVFLHLGTLLAVLIYFWQDWWNILSFKRDKKHNPRLLFYLILATIPGVIAGLFLEDAVATVFRSAERVAFMLIIMSIPMILAEIFSRQKESVYQLNLPKALIIGCAQALAVIPGTSRSGITMSAGMLVGLKRPEAARFSFLLSAPIIAGAGFYEALKVLQGGEPFSIVYVIGFLASFISGLAVIAWLLRFLRTHTFYPFVVYRILLAVFILWRLNG is encoded by the coding sequence ATGACTTATTTAGAAGCTATAGCTTTAGGAGTTTTACAGGGAATTACTGAATTTTTACCTATCTCAAGTTCCGGCCATTTAATACTTGCGGAAAAATTTTTTCACATTAAAGGAACAGGCCTTACCTTTGACGTCTTTCTTCACCTAGGCACCCTTCTAGCCGTTCTTATCTATTTCTGGCAGGACTGGTGGAATATCCTTTCTTTCAAGCGAGATAAGAAGCACAATCCCCGCCTTTTATTCTATTTAATTTTAGCCACTATTCCTGGAGTAATAGCCGGCCTCTTTTTGGAAGACGCTGTGGCTACTGTGTTTCGTTCGGCTGAAAGAGTGGCTTTTATGTTAATAATCATGTCCATTCCTATGATTTTGGCAGAAATATTTTCCCGTCAGAAAGAATCAGTTTATCAGCTCAATTTACCTAAAGCCCTGATTATTGGCTGTGCCCAGGCCCTGGCCGTAATCCCCGGCACTTCTCGCAGCGGGATTACCATGTCAGCCGGCATGCTGGTAGGCCTTAAAAGACCTGAAGCCGCCAGATTTTCTTTTCTACTTTCTGCCCCCATAATAGCTGGAGCAGGCTTTTATGAAGCCCTTAAAGTATTGCAGGGCGGAGAACCTTTCAGTATCGTATATGTAATTGGCTTTTTGGCTTCGTTTATTTCCGGGCTTGCGGTTATAGCCTGGCTTTTACGCTTCCTCAGGACTCACACTTTTTACCCATTTGTGGTATATCGAATATTGTTAGCGGTATTTATTTTGTGGAGGCTTAATGGTTAG
- a CDS encoding S1C family serine protease, with product MVRFWGLIFILWLLWPAYSFGSSALNRVYNQVVTLVAAPVNADYLKSSEVPKQVASGVFVSRDGLVLAPAYLVQGARWVDVILPNGTFLGGKVLGVDHLSGLALLKVNYSYQNLGVSISRRRVQVGEDIFLVGRPRFKASLKAGKVIENPVSVSFSFGTLASFYATNLSLAGIGSGPVFNARGELVGFALDLPNLHFAGGLKIVPSHLIRPVVAALSEKGQMVWPWLGVEGLPLNPTLAKVLKLPFNQGLLVTKTLPGSPARKIGLLGQRKSISLGNIIYPVGGDIIVSVAGRRVGSQADLERIIFAKKPGDIVTIKYWRGKKFHNVKVYLGKRSFLQP from the coding sequence ATGGTTAGATTCTGGGGGCTTATTTTTATCCTTTGGCTGCTATGGCCAGCCTATTCTTTTGGCAGTTCGGCCCTTAATCGTGTTTACAATCAGGTTGTTACCCTGGTTGCCGCTCCTGTTAACGCCGATTATTTGAAATCTTCAGAAGTTCCCAAACAGGTAGCCTCAGGTGTTTTTGTCTCGAGAGATGGCCTTGTTCTGGCCCCTGCTTATCTGGTTCAAGGAGCCCGCTGGGTGGACGTAATTCTCCCGAATGGGACCTTTCTCGGAGGAAAAGTTTTAGGTGTTGATCACCTAAGCGGCCTTGCCCTTCTCAAAGTCAATTATTCTTATCAAAATTTGGGTGTATCCATTAGTAGGCGAAGGGTTCAGGTAGGAGAAGACATTTTTTTAGTAGGACGCCCACGATTTAAAGCCAGCTTAAAAGCCGGCAAGGTGATTGAAAATCCGGTAAGTGTGAGTTTTTCGTTTGGAACGCTTGCTAGTTTTTACGCTACCAATCTCTCTCTTGCAGGTATTGGTTCAGGGCCGGTTTTTAACGCCAGAGGAGAATTAGTAGGCTTTGCCTTAGACTTACCCAATCTCCACTTTGCTGGAGGTTTGAAAATTGTACCCTCTCACCTAATCCGTCCGGTAGTAGCCGCTTTATCCGAGAAAGGCCAGATGGTATGGCCTTGGCTAGGTGTGGAGGGGCTGCCACTTAATCCTACCCTCGCTAAAGTATTGAAACTACCTTTTAATCAAGGACTTTTAGTGACCAAAACCCTCCCGGGAAGCCCGGCCAGGAAAATAGGCCTGCTCGGCCAAAGGAAATCTATATCACTCGGGAATATCATTTATCCCGTAGGAGGCGATATAATTGTTAGCGTAGCGGGAAGAAGAGTTGGCTCTCAAGCAGATTTAGAACGAATCATTTTTGCCAAGAAACCCGGTGATATAGTAACTATAAAGTATTGGCGGGGTAAAAAATTTCATAATGTTAAAGTTTATTTAGGAAAAAGGAGTTTTTTACAGCCATGA